A single genomic interval of Hafnia alvei harbors:
- the tolA gene encoding cell envelope integrity protein TolA: MVKASEKNDKLNRSVIVSIILHIVLIALLVWGSMMQDSTISAGGGGGGGSAIDAVMVDSGAMVQQYNDRQQQQQSDARRAEQQRKKQAEKQAEELQQKQAEEQQRLKALEKERIQAQEDAKQAAEDAKQAAEEAKKQAAEEVKKAAEDAKKEAALAAAKAKQEVAKEAAVAAAAAKKQAEEEVKKAAAEAKKQAEAEAKKQAAADAKKAAEEAKKQAADEAKKAAEDAKKEAAAEAKKQAAADAKAKADTEAKAAAAAKKAADAKKKADAAAAAKSAEGVDDLFDGLADGKNAPKGGGAAGAAGTSGKAGAAGKGNSKTSGASGADISNYAGQIQAAIESKFHTDPSFSGKVCNLRIKLASDGMLLSVTSEGGDPALCQAAVAAARMAKYPKPPSDAIYQIFKNAPVDFKPN; encoded by the coding sequence GTGGTAAAGGCATCTGAGAAAAACGATAAGCTAAATCGCTCTGTCATCGTTTCAATCATTTTGCATATTGTCCTGATAGCGTTATTAGTCTGGGGCTCAATGATGCAGGATTCAACGATAAGTGCTGGCGGCGGCGGTGGCGGCGGTTCTGCCATTGACGCAGTCATGGTTGATTCCGGTGCAATGGTTCAACAGTATAATGATCGCCAGCAACAGCAGCAAAGTGATGCGCGTCGCGCGGAACAGCAGCGTAAAAAACAAGCCGAAAAGCAGGCTGAAGAACTACAACAAAAACAGGCTGAGGAACAGCAGCGTCTAAAAGCGCTGGAAAAAGAGAGAATTCAGGCGCAGGAAGATGCTAAACAAGCTGCAGAAGACGCCAAACAGGCGGCTGAAGAAGCTAAAAAGCAGGCTGCGGAAGAAGTGAAAAAGGCAGCTGAAGACGCTAAGAAAGAGGCTGCTCTAGCAGCAGCTAAAGCGAAGCAGGAAGTTGCCAAAGAGGCGGCTGTTGCTGCTGCCGCTGCGAAGAAACAAGCGGAAGAAGAAGTGAAGAAAGCGGCAGCAGAGGCGAAGAAACAGGCCGAAGCTGAAGCGAAAAAACAAGCTGCAGCTGATGCTAAGAAAGCCGCTGAAGAAGCCAAAAAACAGGCTGCTGATGAGGCGAAGAAGGCGGCTGAAGACGCTAAGAAAGAAGCCGCAGCTGAAGCGAAAAAACAAGCCGCCGCGGATGCTAAGGCGAAAGCAGATACTGAAGCTAAAGCTGCAGCCGCTGCGAAAAAAGCCGCAGATGCCAAGAAAAAGGCCGATGCCGCCGCTGCTGCGAAATCAGCAGAAGGCGTTGACGATCTGTTTGATGGCCTTGCTGATGGCAAAAACGCGCCGAAAGGGGGGGGAGCCGCGGGTGCTGCGGGGACTTCCGGTAAAGCTGGTGCGGCAGGAAAAGGTAATAGCAAAACGAGTGGAGCTTCTGGCGCGGATATCAGTAACTACGCTGGACAGATTCAAGCGGCAATTGAAAGTAAGTTCCATACGGATCCGAGCTTTAGCGGCAAAGTATGTAACCTGCGTATTAAGCTCGCGTCGGATGGCATGTTGTTAAGCGTGACTTCTGAAGGTGGCGATCCTGCGCTTTGTCAGGCGGCGGTTGCAGCAGCGAGAATGGCGAAATATCCTAAGCCGCCAAGTGACGCCATTTACCAGATATTTAAAAATGCGCCCGTTGATTTTAAACCGAATTGA
- the tolR gene encoding colicin uptake protein TolR — translation MARSSGRRELKSEINIVPLLDVLLVLVLIFMATAPIITQSVEVDLPDATDSKTVSTNDNPPVIVEVSGIGQYAVVVDHNRMEQLPAEQVVAEAQSQLKANPKTVFLIGGAKDVPYDEIIKALNLLHQAGVASVGLMTQPI, via the coding sequence ATGGCGAGATCAAGTGGCCGTCGCGAGCTCAAATCTGAAATTAACATCGTTCCATTACTGGACGTGTTATTAGTTCTGGTACTGATTTTTATGGCGACAGCGCCGATTATCACCCAGAGCGTTGAGGTTGATTTACCCGACGCAACGGATTCAAAAACGGTAAGCACCAACGACAATCCACCGGTTATCGTTGAAGTGTCTGGCATCGGCCAATATGCGGTTGTGGTTGATCATAATCGTATGGAACAGCTGCCAGCGGAGCAGGTTGTTGCGGAAGCGCAATCTCAGCTTAAAGCTAATCCAAAAACCGTATTTTTGATCGGTGGTGCTAAAGATGTACCTTATGACGAAATCATTAAGGCGCTGAATCTTTTGCATCAGGCAGGTGTAGCCTCTGTAGGCTTAATGACGCAGCCGATCTGA
- the tolB gene encoding Tol-Pal system beta propeller repeat protein TolB, with product MKQAFRVAMGLLILWASVLHAEVRIVITQGVDTARPIGVVPFKWMGPGSAPEDIGGIVAADLRNSGKFNPIDTNRMPQQPTTVAEVTPAAWTALGIDAVVVGQVQPSADGGYMVSYQMVDTSGNPGSVLSQNQYKVTKQWLRYAAHTSSDEVFEKLTGIKGAFRTRIAYVVQTNGGQFPYELRVADYDGYNQFVVHRSPQPLMSPAWSPDGSKLAYVTFESGKSALVIQTLSNGAIRQVASFPRHNGAPSFSPDGSKLAFALSKTGSLNLYVMDLGSGSIRQVTDGRSNNTEPSWFPDSQTLAFTSDQGGRPQIYKVNINGGAPERLTWEGSQNQDGDVSSDGKFLVMVGTNGGSQHITKLDLGSNANQVLTSTFLDETPSIAPNGTMVIYSSTQGLGSVLQLVSTDGRFKARLPATDGQVKFPAWSPYL from the coding sequence ATGAAGCAGGCGTTTCGTGTAGCGATGGGGCTATTAATCCTGTGGGCCAGTGTGCTCCACGCGGAAGTCCGAATAGTGATTACTCAAGGTGTTGATACCGCTCGTCCGATCGGTGTAGTGCCTTTCAAATGGATGGGGCCGGGTTCTGCTCCTGAAGATATCGGTGGAATTGTCGCGGCTGACTTACGCAACAGCGGTAAATTCAACCCGATTGATACCAACCGTATGCCACAGCAGCCAACTACGGTTGCTGAAGTGACTCCGGCAGCGTGGACGGCATTGGGTATTGATGCGGTCGTAGTGGGTCAAGTTCAGCCAAGCGCAGATGGCGGCTATATGGTTTCTTATCAGATGGTTGATACCTCTGGTAACCCTGGCAGCGTTCTGTCTCAGAATCAGTACAAAGTGACCAAGCAGTGGTTACGCTATGCGGCACATACCAGCAGCGATGAAGTGTTTGAAAAGCTGACCGGTATTAAAGGCGCATTCCGCACCCGTATTGCTTACGTTGTGCAGACTAACGGCGGCCAGTTCCCTTATGAACTGCGCGTTGCTGACTACGATGGCTATAATCAGTTTGTTGTTCACCGTTCACCACAGCCATTGATGTCTCCGGCTTGGTCTCCAGACGGTAGCAAGCTGGCTTACGTGACTTTCGAAAGCGGCAAATCAGCGCTGGTGATTCAGACTCTGTCTAACGGTGCAATCCGTCAGGTAGCGTCATTCCCACGTCACAACGGTGCGCCATCGTTCTCTCCAGATGGTAGCAAGTTGGCGTTCGCGCTGTCTAAAACAGGTAGCTTGAACCTGTATGTTATGGATTTGGGCTCTGGCTCAATTCGTCAGGTCACTGATGGCCGTAGCAACAATACGGAGCCTTCATGGTTCCCGGATAGTCAAACTTTGGCATTTACATCTGACCAAGGTGGACGTCCACAAATCTATAAAGTGAACATTAATGGTGGTGCGCCTGAACGTCTGACCTGGGAAGGCTCTCAGAATCAGGATGGCGACGTAAGTTCTGACGGCAAGTTCCTTGTCATGGTTGGCACAAACGGCGGTTCACAGCACATCACTAAACTGGATCTCGGATCGAATGCGAATCAAGTTTTGACCAGCACGTTCCTAGACGAAACGCCGAGTATCGCGCCAAATGGTACCATGGTTATCTATAGTTCTACTCAAGGACTGGGTTCCGTGTTGCAGCTAGTCTCGACCGACGGGCGTTTCAAAGCGCGTCTTCCGGCAACCGATGGACAGGTGAAATTCCCTGCCTGGTCGCCGTATCTGTGA
- a CDS encoding lysostaphin resistance A-like protein yields MDSKTLDKITQSFICFSIFILWYFISYISLFLSNYKALYQSGYLIPFMSFALWLPFSYIVVKKYSIHYKDIKKGSVDIKSTALFILFIFILRFVSVFYDKPEVWVESITSYSNFSFFLLSICVCFFSPIYEEIIFRGFLLNAFLSWGPKAKICGIVLTSILFSLVHTQYNSPTTFIELFTFSVILCYARIYKNGLLFPILLHCIFNSFATLLIILSR; encoded by the coding sequence ATGGACAGCAAGACATTAGATAAAATAACTCAATCGTTTATATGCTTTAGCATTTTTATACTTTGGTATTTTATTTCTTATATTTCACTATTTCTTAGTAACTATAAAGCTCTCTATCAAAGTGGATATCTTATTCCATTTATGAGCTTTGCACTTTGGCTGCCATTTTCTTACATTGTCGTAAAAAAATACTCTATTCACTACAAAGACATCAAAAAAGGCAGCGTCGACATTAAAAGCACCGCGCTTTTTATCTTATTTATCTTCATATTGAGATTCGTATCGGTATTTTATGACAAACCAGAGGTTTGGGTTGAATCAATTACCTCTTACTCAAACTTCTCTTTTTTTCTGCTCTCTATTTGCGTTTGTTTTTTCTCACCTATTTATGAAGAGATTATATTTCGTGGTTTTCTTCTAAATGCATTTCTTTCGTGGGGACCTAAAGCAAAAATCTGTGGGATCGTATTGACATCTATATTATTTAGCCTTGTGCATACTCAATACAACTCCCCCACAACCTTCATCGAACTATTCACTTTTTCCGTCATATTATGTTATGCCAGAATTTACAAAAATGGATTACTATTCCCTATATTACTGCATTGTATTTTCAATTCATTTGCAACCCTATTGATCATATTAAGCAGATAG
- the zitB gene encoding CDF family zinc transporter ZitB, which yields MPAHQHSHSPQNSDSRRLILALAVTAIFMVVEVIGGLISGSLALLADAGHMLTDTAALFVAVIAVRFAARSPTLKHSFGFLRFTTLAAFVNAAALVVIVFIIVWEAVKRFMSPEPVMGGTMLAIAIAGLLANILSFWLLHHGSEERNINVRAAALHVMGDLLGSVGAIVAALVIMWTGWTPIDPILSVVVSCLVLHSAWNLLKESTNELLEGTPEDVDVPQLQRALCNAFPEVRNVHHVHIWQIGEQRLMTLHVRVIPPHDHDGLLDQIQHYLAEHYQIGHATIQMEYNGCEEHDCDLMTHVKMPSGHTHSHSHSHSHSHTTGHTHEHTD from the coding sequence ATGCCAGCTCATCAACACTCTCACTCACCACAAAATAGCGACAGTCGGCGCTTGATACTGGCTCTGGCTGTCACCGCCATCTTCATGGTGGTTGAAGTTATCGGCGGGCTTATTTCAGGCTCATTAGCCTTACTCGCCGATGCTGGGCACATGCTAACAGACACTGCGGCCTTGTTTGTTGCAGTTATCGCCGTACGCTTTGCAGCTCGCTCACCCACCCTGAAACACTCATTTGGATTTCTGCGTTTTACCACGCTTGCGGCGTTCGTTAACGCCGCCGCGTTGGTGGTGATTGTTTTTATCATCGTATGGGAAGCGGTTAAACGCTTTATGTCACCCGAGCCCGTGATGGGCGGAACGATGCTAGCCATCGCCATCGCGGGTTTGCTGGCGAATATTCTCTCATTTTGGCTACTTCATCACGGTTCTGAAGAGAGAAACATCAACGTTCGTGCTGCCGCGCTGCACGTTATGGGCGATCTTTTAGGCTCTGTTGGCGCTATTGTGGCGGCGCTGGTCATCATGTGGACGGGATGGACGCCCATTGACCCTATTCTTTCCGTCGTGGTCTCGTGTTTGGTTCTACACAGCGCATGGAATTTGCTGAAAGAAAGCACTAACGAGCTTTTAGAAGGTACGCCAGAAGATGTCGATGTACCGCAGCTACAGCGAGCGCTATGCAATGCATTTCCCGAGGTGCGTAATGTACATCATGTGCACATTTGGCAAATTGGCGAACAGCGCTTAATGACGCTGCACGTACGAGTGATTCCGCCACACGATCATGACGGGCTCTTAGACCAGATTCAGCATTATCTTGCAGAACATTACCAGATTGGGCACGCAACCATTCAAATGGAATATAACGGCTGTGAGGAACATGACTGTGATCTTATGACTCATGTGAAAATGCCTTCAGGACATACCCATTCACATAGCCATTCACATAGCCATTCGCATACCACCGGGCACACGCACGAACACACAGACTAA
- the cpoB gene encoding cell division protein CpoB — MSSNFRLHLLSLSLLVGIAAPWAAIAQAPISSVGSGSVEDRVTSLERITNAQGQLFSQLQQQLSDNQRDIDSLRGQIQESQYQLNQVVERQKQILLQLDSQGSANSSANTGAAAADSAASASTGSDASSTAATAAPAADAAPASSGDANTDYNRAVDLVLVKKQNDQAITAFQSFVKQYPDSTYQPNANYWLGQLFYNKGKKDDSAYYFAVVVKNYPKSPKAPDAMYKVGVIMQEKGQADKAKAVYQQVIKQYPTSDAAKQAQKRIAAS, encoded by the coding sequence ATGAGCAGTAACTTCAGACTTCACTTGTTGAGTCTGTCGTTACTGGTTGGAATAGCGGCCCCTTGGGCCGCTATTGCCCAAGCCCCAATCAGTAGCGTCGGCTCCGGCTCGGTTGAAGACCGAGTCACTTCACTTGAGCGTATTACCAATGCTCAGGGTCAACTATTTTCTCAGCTTCAGCAGCAACTCTCCGATAACCAGCGCGACATCGACTCTCTTCGTGGTCAAATTCAAGAAAGTCAGTATCAGCTGAATCAGGTTGTTGAACGTCAAAAACAGATCCTCTTGCAGTTAGATAGCCAAGGTAGTGCTAATAGTAGTGCCAATACAGGTGCCGCAGCCGCAGATTCGGCCGCTTCAGCCTCTACGGGCTCTGACGCTTCTAGCACAGCGGCAACTGCAGCCCCTGCGGCGGACGCAGCGCCAGCCAGCAGTGGTGATGCCAACACGGATTACAACCGTGCGGTAGATTTGGTATTGGTGAAAAAGCAGAACGATCAGGCAATTACGGCCTTCCAAAGCTTTGTTAAGCAATATCCAGATTCGACCTATCAGCCAAATGCAAATTATTGGCTGGGGCAGCTGTTTTACAACAAAGGTAAAAAAGATGACTCGGCGTATTATTTTGCCGTAGTTGTTAAAAATTACCCTAAATCCCCGAAAGCGCCTGACGCGATGTACAAGGTTGGGGTGATCATGCAGGAGAAAGGGCAGGCCGATAAAGCCAAAGCCGTCTATCAGCAGGTCATTAAGCAGTACCCAACGAGCGATGCTGCGAAGCAGGCTCAAAAACGTATTGCTGCATCATAA
- a CDS encoding Spy/CpxP family protein refolding chaperone, translating into MNKFSKLTLAASALVFSGLALASSNTNASTQPEAQQDPMIQHLHLNSSQVDKIKALRAETDKKMASIDTKDIQNGLLINIIDSGKWDETAVKKQIAAFGKAQEQARYYRMQYFFNLSKILTPEQKAQVKSDLAQEMEQQQ; encoded by the coding sequence ATGAACAAATTTTCTAAATTAACTCTTGCGGCTTCAGCGCTTGTTTTTTCCGGTCTCGCATTAGCATCCAGCAATACTAACGCGAGCACTCAACCTGAGGCTCAGCAAGATCCAATGATCCAGCATCTGCATTTAAATTCATCTCAGGTGGATAAAATCAAAGCCCTGCGTGCTGAAACAGATAAAAAAATGGCCTCTATTGATACTAAAGACATTCAGAATGGCCTGCTTATCAATATAATCGATTCAGGCAAATGGGATGAAACTGCCGTTAAGAAGCAAATTGCAGCTTTCGGTAAAGCACAAGAGCAGGCTCGCTACTATCGTATGCAGTATTTCTTTAATTTGAGCAAAATCTTAACACCAGAACAAAAAGCACAGGTTAAAAGCGATTTAGCACAAGAAATGGAACAGCAGCAGTAA
- the pal gene encoding peptidoglycan-associated lipoprotein Pal — translation MQLNKVLKGLMLALPIMAVAACSSHKNANDDQSAMGAGAGNGMENGSSNLSSEEQARLQMQELQKNNIVYFGLDKYDVSSDYAQMLDAHAAFLRNNPSYKVTVEGHADERGTPEYNIALGERRANAVKMYLQGKGVGADQISIVSYGKEKPAVLGHDEAAYAKNRRAVLVY, via the coding sequence ATGCAACTGAACAAAGTTCTGAAGGGGCTGATGTTGGCACTGCCTATCATGGCTGTAGCTGCTTGTAGTTCACATAAAAATGCGAACGACGATCAATCAGCAATGGGTGCTGGCGCTGGTAACGGTATGGAAAACGGCAGCAGCAACCTGTCTTCTGAAGAACAGGCTCGTCTGCAGATGCAAGAACTCCAGAAAAACAACATCGTTTACTTCGGTCTGGACAAGTACGATGTGAGCTCTGACTACGCTCAGATGCTGGATGCGCATGCTGCTTTCCTGCGTAACAACCCATCTTACAAAGTGACCGTAGAAGGTCATGCGGATGAGCGCGGTACTCCTGAGTACAACATCGCCCTGGGCGAACGTCGTGCTAACGCAGTTAAGATGTACCTGCAAGGTAAAGGCGTAGGCGCTGATCAGATCTCTATCGTTTCTTACGGTAAAGAAAAACCAGCAGTACTGGGCCACGACGAAGCAGCCTATGCTAAAAACCGTCGTGCCGTACTGGTTTACTAA
- the ygjG gene encoding putrescine aminotransferase, with protein sequence MSRTNVVLNPLECTQQALNWIEKKSLTHDEMVALNKEVLSNFREYVNPGFLEYRKSVTAGGDYGAVEWQASGLNTLVDTQGNEYIDCLGGFGIFNVGHRNPKVISAVESQLAKQPLHSQELLDPLRSMLAKTLAAITPGDLKYTFFCNSGTESVEAALKLAKAYQSPHGKYTFVAATGAFHGKSLGALSATAKSIFRRPFMPLLPGFHHVPFGDIEALCTQLRECKKTGDDVAAVLLEPIQGEGGVILPPKGYLPAVRALCDEYGALLIFDEVQTGMGRTGKMFACEHENVTPDILCLAKALGGGVMPIGATVANEKVFSVLFDNPFLHTTTFGGNPLSCAAALATFNVLLTEDLPAKATERGQQLMDGFRRLATQYPEFMMEVRGQGLMQAIEFIKSEVGYAFSREMFQRNVLVAGTLNNSKSIRIEPPLTITAEQCKQVLTRAEEALKAMRALSPTQQPTMSVA encoded by the coding sequence TTGTCTCGAACAAACGTGGTACTTAACCCGCTAGAGTGTACTCAGCAGGCATTGAACTGGATTGAAAAAAAGTCGCTAACGCATGATGAAATGGTGGCTTTAAATAAAGAAGTCCTGAGCAATTTCAGGGAGTACGTTAATCCTGGTTTCTTGGAATATCGGAAATCAGTCACGGCAGGCGGGGATTACGGAGCCGTAGAATGGCAAGCGAGCGGTCTAAACACGCTTGTCGACACTCAGGGGAACGAGTATATCGATTGCTTGGGTGGATTCGGTATTTTTAATGTAGGGCACCGTAATCCAAAAGTCATATCCGCCGTAGAAAGTCAGCTGGCGAAGCAGCCGCTGCACAGCCAAGAACTCCTTGATCCACTACGTTCTATGTTGGCGAAAACCTTGGCGGCGATTACGCCGGGCGATCTCAAATATACGTTCTTCTGCAATAGCGGAACAGAATCCGTTGAGGCCGCGCTGAAGCTTGCTAAAGCGTATCAATCGCCACATGGTAAATATACTTTTGTCGCTGCGACCGGTGCGTTCCACGGTAAGTCGTTAGGCGCGCTGTCCGCAACCGCGAAGTCTATTTTCCGCCGTCCGTTTATGCCTTTGTTACCCGGTTTCCATCATGTTCCTTTTGGGGATATTGAAGCGCTATGTACCCAACTGCGTGAGTGCAAGAAGACCGGTGATGATGTAGCGGCTGTTCTGCTAGAGCCTATTCAAGGTGAAGGCGGGGTTATCTTGCCACCGAAAGGTTATTTACCGGCGGTAAGAGCGCTTTGTGACGAATATGGCGCATTGCTGATTTTCGACGAAGTGCAAACCGGCATGGGCCGCACTGGCAAGATGTTTGCCTGTGAGCATGAAAATGTCACTCCTGATATTTTGTGTCTCGCAAAAGCCCTTGGCGGCGGCGTGATGCCAATTGGTGCAACGGTGGCGAACGAAAAAGTCTTCTCTGTCTTGTTTGATAACCCGTTCCTACACACCACCACTTTCGGTGGCAATCCATTGTCCTGTGCCGCAGCGCTGGCGACCTTCAACGTGTTGTTAACTGAAGATCTCCCCGCGAAAGCAACCGAGCGTGGTCAGCAGCTAATGGATGGGTTCCGTCGTTTAGCCACGCAGTATCCTGAGTTTATGATGGAAGTGCGTGGACAGGGACTCATGCAGGCGATTGAGTTTATCAAAAGCGAAGTAGGCTATGCGTTTTCTCGTGAGATGTTCCAGCGCAATGTGTTGGTTGCAGGGACGTTGAATAACTCCAAGTCTATTCGTATAGAACCGCCGCTGACCATTACGGCAGAACAATGTAAGCAAGTGCTGACTCGCGCTGAAGAGGCGTTAAAAGCCATGCGTGCATTGAGTCCCACCCAGCAGCCAACGATGAGCGTGGCCTGA
- the aroG gene encoding 3-deoxy-7-phosphoheptulonate synthase AroG, producing the protein MNYQNDDLRIKEIKELLPPVALLEKFPATAFAAETVSQARGAIHQILKGKDDRLLVIIGPCSIHDIEAAKEYAQRLLKLRQELDGELEIVMRVYFEKPRTTVGWKGLINDPHMDSSYQINDGLRIARKLLLDINDIGMPTAGEFLDMITPQYLADLMSWGAIGARTTESQVHRELASGLSCPVGFKNGTDGTIKVAIDAINAASAAHCFLSVTKWGHSAIVNTSGNGDCHIILRGGKEPNYSAAHVQEVKAGLKKAGLSEQVMIDFSHANSSKQFKKQLEVCTDVCHQLEAGDKAIMGVMIESHLEEGNQNLEGAEPLVYGKSVTDACIGWDDTETVLRQLARAVKARRG; encoded by the coding sequence ATGAATTACCAGAACGACGATTTACGCATTAAAGAAATTAAGGAACTCCTGCCACCTGTTGCCCTGTTAGAGAAGTTTCCGGCAACGGCGTTTGCAGCAGAGACGGTGTCGCAGGCCCGTGGTGCAATTCATCAAATCCTCAAAGGCAAAGACGATCGCCTGCTGGTGATTATCGGTCCATGCTCGATTCACGACATTGAAGCCGCCAAAGAATACGCGCAGCGCCTGCTTAAGCTGCGCCAAGAACTCGACGGTGAACTTGAGATTGTGATGCGTGTGTATTTTGAAAAACCACGCACCACCGTGGGCTGGAAGGGATTAATCAACGATCCGCATATGGACAGCAGCTATCAGATCAACGACGGTTTGCGTATTGCGCGTAAATTACTGCTGGATATTAATGATATCGGTATGCCAACGGCGGGTGAGTTCCTGGATATGATCACGCCACAGTATTTGGCGGATCTGATGAGCTGGGGCGCTATCGGCGCGCGTACTACGGAATCACAGGTGCACCGCGAATTGGCTTCAGGCTTATCTTGCCCTGTTGGATTTAAAAATGGCACCGACGGCACTATCAAAGTGGCTATTGATGCAATCAATGCGGCAAGCGCCGCGCATTGCTTCTTGTCGGTCACCAAATGGGGCCATTCTGCGATTGTGAACACCAGCGGTAACGGCGATTGCCATATTATTTTACGCGGTGGCAAAGAGCCGAACTACAGCGCTGCACACGTGCAGGAAGTGAAAGCGGGGCTGAAGAAAGCCGGTTTGTCCGAGCAGGTGATGATTGATTTCAGCCATGCAAATAGCAGTAAACAATTCAAAAAACAGCTGGAAGTCTGCACTGACGTTTGTCACCAGCTCGAAGCCGGTGATAAAGCTATTATGGGCGTGATGATCGAGAGTCATCTCGAAGAAGGTAACCAAAATCTAGAAGGCGCAGAGCCTTTGGTTTACGGCAAAAGCGTAACCGATGCCTGTATTGGTTGGGATGATACTGAAACGGTACTGCGCCAATTAGCTCGAGCTGTGAAAGCGCGTCGCGGTTAA
- the nadA gene encoding quinolinate synthase NadA, with translation MSYSAMFDPNAAVYPFPPKPTPLVPDEKRFYREKIKTLLKQRNAVLVAHYYTDPEIQALAEETGGCVSDSLEMARFGRDHPATTLLVAGVRFMGETAKILSPEKQVLMPTLQAECSLDLGCPVDEFSAFCDAHPDRTVVVYANTSAAVKARADWVVTSSIAVELIEYLDSLGEKIIWAPDRHLGRYVQRQTGADVLCWQGACIVHDEFKTQALEQMKLLYPDAAILVHPESPQSIVDMADAVGSTSQLIQAAQRLPNPQMIVATDRGIFYKMQQACPDKILLEAPTAGEGATCRTCAHCPWMAMNGLQAIATGLEQGGSMHEINVDAALRERALMPLDRMLQFASDLKLKVKGNA, from the coding sequence ATGAGCTATAGCGCGATGTTTGACCCAAATGCTGCGGTATACCCTTTTCCACCCAAGCCAACACCGCTGGTTCCAGATGAAAAACGCTTCTACCGCGAGAAAATCAAAACGCTGCTTAAGCAACGTAATGCGGTTCTAGTCGCACATTATTACACTGACCCTGAAATACAGGCGCTGGCAGAAGAGACCGGTGGCTGCGTATCCGATTCGTTAGAGATGGCGCGCTTTGGTCGTGATCATCCTGCTACAACTTTGCTTGTCGCCGGTGTTCGCTTTATGGGGGAGACTGCAAAGATCCTCAGCCCTGAAAAGCAGGTATTAATGCCTACGCTTCAGGCGGAATGCTCGCTCGATCTTGGCTGCCCAGTTGATGAGTTTAGTGCATTCTGCGATGCGCACCCTGATCGAACCGTGGTGGTTTATGCCAATACGTCAGCGGCAGTGAAAGCGAGGGCCGATTGGGTTGTCACGTCCAGTATTGCGGTAGAGCTGATCGAATATCTGGATAGCTTGGGCGAAAAAATTATCTGGGCTCCCGATCGCCATTTAGGACGCTATGTTCAACGCCAAACCGGCGCGGATGTTCTGTGTTGGCAGGGGGCTTGCATTGTTCATGATGAGTTTAAAACCCAAGCATTAGAGCAAATGAAGCTGCTTTATCCTGATGCTGCCATTCTGGTTCACCCTGAATCACCTCAGAGTATCGTCGACATGGCTGATGCAGTCGGTTCGACCAGTCAACTGATTCAAGCTGCTCAGCGGCTGCCTAACCCACAGATGATAGTGGCGACGGACCGCGGAATTTTTTACAAAATGCAGCAGGCGTGCCCAGATAAAATTTTGTTAGAAGCACCAACTGCAGGTGAAGGCGCAACCTGTCGGACGTGTGCCCACTGCCCATGGATGGCGATGAATGGCCTTCAGGCGATTGCTACGGGGTTAGAACAGGGCGGGAGCATGCATGAAATCAATGTTGATGCCGCGTTGCGTGAGCGCGCTCTGATGCCTTTGGATCGCATGTTACAGTTTGCCAGCGATCTTAAGCTCAAAGTGAAAGGTAATGCCTAG